A single Stutzerimonas stutzeri DNA region contains:
- the amn gene encoding AMP nucleosidase — translation MTPAGETFRIATSAEAAVDYLAELHQGATTALNRALKRYVTSRTEPGADERSLFRYPQLRLTYECHGEVPASTRAYAKVQAPGVYSVTVTHPKAFRSYLLDQLRPLMKDFGVKVEVGISDRNIPYPYVIEQGDELAGTGVTAAELARVFPSTDLSAATDDIADGLYDWEHADPYPLALFDGARVDFSLRRLVHYTGSDWRHVQPWILLTNYHRYVDQFIRYGLDMLRDDSRFVRMVLPGNVIIERGMEEGEAQAIIGSVLWHRYQMPAYHLIAGDGDGVTLVNIGVGPSNAKNITDHLAVLRPHCWLMIGHCGGLRQSQSIGDYVLAHAYMRRDGILDRVLPPHIPLPALAEVQQALQEAAAQITGDKGEALKKRLRTGTVLTYDDRNWELRWAQERPLINLSRAVAVDMESGTIAAQGYRLRVPYGTLLCVSDKPLHSEIKLPGSANAFYERAVTQHLKIGIAALDLLRSQLNSLHSRKLRSFDEPPFR, via the coding sequence ATGACTCCAGCAGGCGAAACCTTTCGCATAGCCACCAGCGCCGAAGCGGCCGTGGACTACCTTGCCGAGCTGCACCAGGGCGCGACCACGGCGCTCAATCGCGCGCTCAAGCGTTACGTGACCAGCCGCACCGAGCCGGGCGCCGATGAGCGCAGTCTGTTCCGTTACCCTCAGCTACGGCTGACCTATGAATGCCACGGCGAGGTGCCGGCGTCCACGCGGGCCTATGCCAAGGTGCAGGCGCCGGGCGTGTACAGCGTGACGGTGACTCATCCGAAGGCCTTTCGCAGCTATCTGCTCGATCAGTTGCGACCGTTGATGAAGGACTTCGGGGTCAAGGTCGAGGTGGGCATCAGCGACCGCAACATTCCCTATCCGTACGTGATCGAGCAGGGCGATGAGCTGGCCGGCACCGGTGTGACCGCGGCGGAACTGGCGCGGGTATTCCCCAGCACCGATCTGTCGGCTGCCACCGACGACATCGCCGACGGGCTCTACGATTGGGAGCATGCCGATCCCTATCCGCTGGCGCTGTTCGACGGCGCGCGGGTGGATTTCTCCCTGCGTCGTCTGGTGCATTACACCGGCAGCGATTGGCGGCATGTACAGCCGTGGATCCTGCTGACCAACTATCACCGCTACGTCGATCAGTTCATCCGCTACGGCCTCGACATGCTGCGCGATGACTCCCGTTTCGTGCGGATGGTGCTGCCGGGCAACGTGATCATCGAACGCGGCATGGAAGAGGGCGAAGCCCAGGCCATCATTGGCAGCGTGCTCTGGCACCGCTACCAGATGCCGGCCTACCACCTGATTGCCGGCGACGGCGATGGCGTCACCCTTGTGAACATTGGTGTCGGCCCGTCGAACGCGAAGAACATCACCGATCACCTGGCCGTGCTGCGACCGCACTGCTGGCTGATGATCGGCCACTGTGGCGGTTTGCGGCAGTCGCAGTCGATCGGCGACTACGTGCTGGCCCACGCCTACATGCGTCGCGACGGCATTCTGGATCGGGTGCTGCCGCCGCATATCCCGTTGCCGGCGCTGGCCGAAGTGCAGCAGGCACTGCAGGAGGCCGCCGCGCAGATCACCGGCGACAAGGGCGAGGCGTTGAAGAAGCGGCTGCGCACCGGCACCGTGCTGACCTACGACGACCGCAACTGGGAGCTGCGCTGGGCGCAGGAACGGCCGTTGATCAACCTCTCGCGGGCCGTGGCGGTGGACATGGAAAGCGGAACCATCGCCGCCCAGGGTTACCGTCTGCGGGTGCCCTACGGGACGTTGCTGTGCGTTTCGGACAAGCCGCTGCACAGCGAGATCAAGCTGCCGGGTTCGGCCAATGCGTTCTATGAGCGTGCCGTTACGCAGCATTTGAAGATCGGTATTGCCGCGCTCGATCTGTTGCGCAGCCAGCTCAACTCGCTGCACTCGCGCAAGCTGCGCAGCTTCGACGAACCGCCGTTCCGGTAG
- a CDS encoding PLP-dependent aminotransferase family protein, which produces MWTPDLQTDDQPRYLALVDAIACAIERGELKPGDRLPPQRRLAWALGLNPSTTMQAYREAARRHLVGGEVGRGTYVLASSREASLFRLKRPDAHPELIDLSTNLPVLDADDHDLQRSLAALCASGELAGLQGYCSAHALQRGQLAISAWLRGRQLEIPPQQVLLCAGAQQGVFAALLGLCQPGEPVLVEALTSPGIKAACRQLRLPLHGVAMDGYGILPDDFDRVARATSARVAVLTPCMQNPTAVSMDADRREAIAAVARRHGMVIIEDDVYGALGDEPPLASLLPERSLLISSLSKTVAPGLRLGFIAGAAQWLSCIDPEAQATSWALSPLCLRIGSEWLEDGTAARRLSWQREQVGRRWRLAQKLLGAVPSPAAPHRWLQARADEDLLMCCRAARVEAAAADAFAVGHDAPRALRLSLTAAPSLAVLKRALEALADELGPARHAIVEATALSLSSSSRQDVCNE; this is translated from the coding sequence ATGTGGACGCCTGACCTCCAGACCGATGATCAACCGCGCTACCTGGCCCTGGTCGATGCCATCGCCTGCGCTATCGAACGGGGTGAGCTGAAGCCCGGCGACCGGCTGCCGCCGCAACGGCGGCTGGCCTGGGCGCTCGGCCTCAACCCCAGTACAACCATGCAGGCGTACCGTGAAGCGGCGCGGCGACATCTGGTGGGCGGCGAGGTAGGGCGTGGCACTTATGTGCTGGCCAGCAGCCGCGAGGCCAGCCTGTTCCGGTTGAAACGGCCCGACGCACACCCTGAGCTGATCGATCTGTCTACCAATCTGCCGGTGCTGGACGCGGACGATCACGATCTGCAACGCAGCCTGGCGGCCTTGTGCGCGAGCGGTGAGCTGGCCGGTCTGCAGGGCTATTGTTCCGCGCATGCCTTGCAGCGCGGCCAGCTTGCGATCAGTGCCTGGCTGCGCGGGCGGCAACTGGAAATCCCTCCGCAGCAAGTGCTGCTCTGCGCTGGCGCCCAGCAGGGCGTATTCGCGGCGTTGCTTGGCTTGTGCCAACCCGGCGAGCCGGTGCTGGTGGAGGCGCTGACATCGCCCGGCATCAAGGCGGCCTGCCGCCAGCTGCGGCTGCCTCTGCACGGCGTGGCGATGGATGGATACGGCATCCTGCCGGACGACTTCGACCGCGTGGCGCGCGCCACCTCGGCGCGCGTGGCCGTCCTGACGCCCTGCATGCAGAACCCCACCGCCGTCAGCATGGACGCCGACCGTCGCGAAGCCATCGCGGCGGTGGCGCGCCGGCACGGCATGGTGATCATCGAGGATGACGTGTATGGCGCGCTCGGCGACGAGCCGCCGCTGGCATCGCTGTTGCCCGAACGCAGCCTGCTGATCAGCAGCCTGTCGAAGACGGTCGCGCCTGGGTTGCGGCTGGGTTTCATCGCCGGGGCGGCGCAATGGCTGTCGTGCATCGATCCCGAAGCGCAGGCCACCAGTTGGGCGCTTTCGCCGCTGTGCCTGCGCATCGGCAGTGAATGGCTGGAAGACGGCACGGCGGCACGCCGCCTTAGCTGGCAGCGCGAGCAGGTCGGACGTCGCTGGCGACTGGCGCAGAAGCTGCTCGGCGCAGTGCCGTCACCCGCCGCCCCGCATCGATGGCTGCAGGCCAGGGCCGATGAAGACCTGCTGATGTGTTGCCGCGCCGCTCGCGTGGAAGCCGCCGCGGCGGACGCGTTCGCGGTCGGCCACGACGCCCCTCGCGCCCTGCGCCTGAGCCTGACCGCCGCCCCCAGCCTGGCGGTGTTGAAGCGTGCGCTGGAGGCGTTGGCGGACGAACTTGGTCCTGCTCGCCACGCAATTGTCGAGGCCACAGCGCTATCGCTGTCATCATCGAGCAGGCAAGATGTTTGCAACGAATGA
- a CDS encoding threonine dehydratase: MFDLTALRQAAEWVGRSVPPTPQLRWPLLAQRLGCEVWVKHENHTPAGAFKVRGGVLYVQQLLEREPQLRGIISASRGNHGISLAMAAQTAGVPLTVVVPVGNSTEKNAAMRAFGAQVIEFGRDFDIARAHAAELSAQTGWHSVPSLHPDLIRGVATYALELFEAAPPLRRVYVPIGMGSGICGMIQTRDLLGLETEIVGVVTQAADAYAQSIEQGRIVCTETADTFADGLACRMPSPEALEIIRAGAARIVRVDDEAIRDAIRAFHEDTHNTAEGAGAAALAAAMQERERNRGERIAVILSGANIDRQVLAGILAA; the protein is encoded by the coding sequence ATGTTCGATCTCACCGCATTGCGCCAGGCCGCCGAATGGGTCGGCCGCAGCGTTCCACCGACGCCACAGCTTCGCTGGCCGCTGCTGGCCCAGCGGTTGGGCTGCGAGGTCTGGGTGAAGCACGAAAACCATACCCCCGCAGGCGCGTTCAAGGTTCGCGGTGGCGTGCTTTATGTCCAGCAACTGCTTGAGCGCGAGCCGCAACTGCGCGGCATCATCAGCGCCTCGCGCGGTAATCACGGCATCAGCCTGGCCATGGCCGCGCAGACGGCCGGCGTGCCGCTGACGGTTGTGGTCCCGGTGGGCAACTCCACCGAGAAGAATGCCGCGATGCGCGCCTTCGGCGCGCAGGTCATTGAATTCGGTCGCGACTTCGACATCGCCCGCGCACATGCTGCCGAACTCTCGGCCCAGACCGGCTGGCACTCGGTGCCCTCCCTGCATCCGGACCTGATCCGTGGCGTCGCCACCTATGCGCTGGAGTTGTTCGAGGCCGCGCCACCGCTGCGCCGGGTCTACGTGCCCATCGGCATGGGTTCGGGTATTTGCGGCATGATCCAGACCCGCGACCTGCTGGGCCTGGAGACAGAGATCGTCGGCGTGGTCACCCAGGCGGCGGACGCCTATGCCCAGAGCATCGAGCAAGGCCGCATCGTCTGCACCGAAACCGCCGACACCTTTGCTGACGGCCTGGCCTGCCGGATGCCCTCGCCCGAAGCGCTGGAGATCATACGCGCCGGAGCCGCACGCATCGTACGGGTCGATGACGAGGCGATTCGCGACGCCATTCGGGCATTCCACGAAGACACCCACAACACCGCCGAAGGTGCCGGTGCCGCCGCATTGGCCGCCGCCATGCAGGAGCGCGAGCGCAACCGGGGCGAGCGCATCGCCGTGATCCTCAGCGGCGCCAACATCGACCGTCAGGTCCTGGCCGGCATCCTCGCCGCATAG
- a CDS encoding HupE/UreJ family protein, producing the protein MNLRKTLLAITLLASPALAFAHAGHDHSGVMAGLAHPVFGLDHLLAMLAVGLWAAQQQGKARWALPLTFVATMLFGGLLGFAGIEIALMETGIAGSVLALGLLVALAVRPPLAVATALTALFALSHGVAHGLELPALSSPWGYAAGFVVATAALHAAGYAVARYLPHAAAPLVRLAGLASALTGAWLLAA; encoded by the coding sequence ATGAACCTGCGCAAAACCTTGCTGGCCATCACTCTGCTTGCCAGCCCGGCCCTGGCCTTCGCCCACGCCGGTCACGATCACTCCGGCGTCATGGCCGGCCTCGCTCACCCGGTGTTCGGACTCGACCATCTGCTGGCGATGCTCGCGGTCGGACTCTGGGCAGCCCAGCAGCAGGGCAAGGCCCGCTGGGCACTGCCCCTGACCTTCGTCGCAACGATGCTGTTCGGTGGGCTGCTCGGCTTCGCCGGGATCGAAATCGCCTTGATGGAGACCGGTATCGCCGGTTCTGTGCTCGCTCTGGGGCTGCTGGTCGCACTGGCGGTGCGTCCGCCGCTGGCGGTCGCGACGGCGTTGACCGCGCTGTTCGCCCTCAGCCATGGCGTCGCCCACGGCCTGGAGCTGCCTGCGCTGTCCAGTCCCTGGGGCTATGCCGCAGGCTTTGTCGTCGCCACGGCCGCGCTGCATGCGGCGGGCTACGCCGTAGCCCGCTACCTGCCCCACGCCGCCGCGCCCTTGGTGCGCCTGGCAGGCCTTGCCTCGGCCCTGACCGGCGCCTGGCTGCTGGCCGCATGA